TCGCGCGTCGTCTCGTGCGGCAGGAGGCCCGTGCCGCGCTCCACCCCCTTGGCAGTCAGCACGACGGGCACGTCCGCGCCGAGGTAGGGCCGAAGCTCGCCCGCCACTCCCCGCCAGCCCTGCGCCGGTACCGCGGCGACGATCAGCCCGGCCCCGGCGGCGTCGCCCAGCCGGCCGGTCGGGCGGATGCGGGGATCGAGCGCGAGGCCCGGCAGGCGGGCACGGTTCTCACCGTCGCGGGCGAGTGCCGCTGCATGCGCCGGGTCGCGCGTCCACAGGGTCACGGCCCGTCCCCCGCGCGCAATCAGCAGCGCGAGCGCCGTTCCCCAGGCCCCGGCGCCGAGCACCGCGACTGGCCGATCATCGTTCAGCATGGCCTTCCGCCTCGATTCGGACCGCGTTCAGGTCTCGCGGGGCAGACTAGCGGCGGGGCCGACGGGCGCAAGCCCCCGGCGCGCCGCCGCGCCCGCCTTGCGGTCAGGCCTTCACGCCTGCGCCCGGCGCGGGCGGGGCGTCGGTGTCCAGCGGCCAGCGCGCGCGCGGCGTGACCGTCAGCGGATCGGTGAGGCCGAGGGCCAGCCGCTCGATCCCCGCCCAGGCAATCATCGCGGCATTGTCGGTACAGAGCCGCAGCGGCGGGGCCACGAAATCGAAGCCTTCCCGCGCGGCGAGCGCCGTCAGTCCCTCGCGCAGCGCGCCATTCGCCGCGACGCCGCCGGCGACGACGAAGCCGGCCCTACCGGCCTGACCGGTGAGCGCGCGGAAGGCGGCCATGGCGCGGCGGCTCTTCTCGACCAGCACGTCCACGACCGCGGCCTGAAACCCCGCGGCGATGTCGGCGACGGGTGCATCGGGGTGTGTCTCGCGCGCGCGCCGCACGGCGGTCTTGAGCCCCGAGAAGGAAAGGTCGCAGCCCGGCCGGTCGAGCAGCGGACGCGGCAGCGGTATGGCCGCGGGGTCGCCCTCGCGCGCGGCGCGCTCCACGGCGGGTCCGCCGGGATAGCCCAGGCCCAGAAGCTTCGCGGTCTTGTCGAACGCCTCGCCCGCGGCGTCGTCGATGGTCGTGCCGAGGCGGCGATAGCGCCCAACTCCTTCGACGGCCAGCAGCTGGCAATGCCCGCCGGAGACGAGCAGCAGAAGATAGGGGAAGGGCGCGTTCCCGGCGATCCGGGGGGAGAGCGCGTGGCCTTCGAGATGGTTCACGGCGACGAGCGGCTTGCCCGTGGCCGCGGCGATCCCCTTGCCGGTCATCAGGCCGACGATCACGCCGCCGATCAGGCCCGGCCCCGCGGTCGCGGCCACGGCGTCGAGGGCCTCGTAGCCGACGCCCGCCCTCTCCATCGCTTCCATGACGAGATGGTCGATGTGGCGGACGTGCTGGCGGGCCGCGATCTCCGGCACGACGCCGCCATAGGGTGCATGCTCGGCGGTCTGGGACAGCAGCGCCTCGGCCAGGATCTCCCCGCCTGCGCCCGGCCGACCGCGCACGACGGCGGCGGCCGTCTCGTCGCAGCTCGACTCGATGCCCAGCACCGTCAGCGGCCGGTGTCCTTCGTCCAATTGCATGCCTCTCGAAACGTCGCGTATAGGAGGACGGTCCGGCGCGCGCCGGATCCGACTGCGCACGAGGTATAGCGCGGGGCCAGCCCCCGCAAGGAGCGGTTTTGCAACGCATCATCCGATTGGGCACGCGGGCGAGCCCGCTGGCGCTCGCCCAGGCCGAGGAAACGCGCGACCGGCTGCGCGCGGCGCACGACCTGCCGCCGGAGGCGGTGGAGATCGTGCCGATCAAGACGACGGGCGACCAGGTGCTCGACCGCGCGCTGTCGGAGATCGGCGGCAAGGGCCTCTTCACCAAGGAGATCGAGGAAGCGCTCTTCGACGGTCGCATCGACATCGCTGTCCATTCCATGAAGGATCTGCCGACCCGCTTGCCGGAGGGGCTGACGCTCGCCGCGGTCCTGCCGCGCGAGGATGTGCGCGACGCCTTCATCTCGCCCACGGCACGCTCGCTCGCCGATCTGCCCCAAGGCGCCATCGTCGGCACCGCCTCGCTGCGGCGTCAGGCCCAGGTGCGCCGCCGAAGGCCCGACCTGCAGGTGATCACCTTCCGCGGCAATGTGCAGACGCGCCTGCGCAAGCTGGAGGAGGGGCAGGCAGCGGCCACCTTCCTCGCGATGGCCGGTCTGAACCGGCTCGGGCGTCCCGACGTCGCGACGCGCGCGATGGCCGCCGAAGAGATGCTGCCGGCGGTCGCGCAAGGGGCCATCGGGCTGGAGATCCGTGCCGACGACGATACGACGCGGCTTGCGGTCGCCCCGCTCGACGACCCCGACACGGCGGATTGCGTGGCGACCGAGCGGGGCTTCCTGGACGCGCTCGACGGTTCTTGCCGCACGCCGATCGCGGGGCTTGCCCGGCTCGACGGCGGTGACGTCGTGTTCCAGGGCGAGATCCTGCGCCCCGACGGCAGCGAAGCGCACTCGATCGCCACGCGGGGGCCGAGAGCCGACGGCGCGCGGTTGGGGTACGAGGCGGGCCAGCTTCTTCGCAGCCGCGCCGGGCCCGGCTTCTTCGACCATCTCGGCTGACCGGGCGAGGCGGGCCATGCGCGTGCTGCTGACCCGGCCCGCCGAGGATGCCGCGCGCACGGCCGCAGCCTTCGCGGGGCGAGGGGCGGAGACGATGTGCGCGCCGGTGATGCAGATCCGGATGCGGACTGTCGCGCCGGAGGCTCTGCGGCAGGTATTGACGGGGGCCCAGACCCTGCTCGTCACGAGTGCGAACGGCGCCCGCGCGTTTGCCGCCGCCGTGCCTGAGCGCGGCTATCGCGTCCTCGCGGTCGGCCCCGCGAGTGCCGACGCTGCGCGCGATGCGGGCTTTGCCGATGTGCTGGCGGCCGACGGCGACGTTCATGCGCTCGCTGCGCTGGTGCGGGGGCGTGTGACGCCGGACGGCGGGCCTCTCGTTCACGTCGCGGGCACGCACCGGGCGGGCGACCTCGCGGCGATGCTGGCGCGCGACGGGTTCGAGGTGCGCCGCCTCGTCCTGTATGAGGCCGTGCCCGTGCCGGCGCTCGACCCCGGTGTGCAAAAGGCCCTGGCGGCGGGACAGATCGATGCCGTGGCGCACTTCTCGCCGCGCAGTGCGCGGGTGTTCGAGGAGTTGCTTGCGGCTGCCGGGCTCGCGGCGCAGGCAGGGTCGCTCGACGCGCTGTGCCTCAGCCGTGCCGTGGCCGATGCGCTGCGCCTGCCGTGGCGCACCCGCCGCATCGCGGAACATCCCGAGGTTGAAGCGCTTGCCGCGCTCGTCCCATAAGGGAAAGGTATACCCGCCCTTCGGCTGGTGGCAGGCCTGCATGCCACATGCTAGGGTCGCCTCCGGCAGGTGCACGACAGAGTTGAGGACAGCAGATGAGCCAGACGCGGGAGCCAGGCGCCGAACAGGAGGTGTCGGCAGACGCGCCGCAAGGCGCCGCGGAGCCGGGGGCGGAAACGGCGCCTGCGGACGTCCGGGAAACCGGCGCGGATGCCGCTGGACACGACTCCGGGCCAGACTCGGAACACCAGTCCGAACATGCCGAACATTCCGAACCCGATGAAGGCCGGCCGGCGAGCTTCTACGTTGCCGCGGTGCTGGCACTGCTGATCGCGGGCGGCGTTGGCTTTGCGGCGATCCAGCCCTGGCTGGCGCGGAACCTGCCTGCCTCGCTCGCCGATTACGTCGCGCCGCGGACAGTGGATCCGCGGGTCGCTGCCCTGGAGGACGAGATTGCTGCCCTGCGGGATCGGATTGCCGCGCAGCCCGCGCCTCAACCGGGTGCGTCGCCCGAGGAGGTGCGCGGTCTCGCGCAAGGGCTGACCGACATGACAGAGCGTCTCGCCGTCGTCGAGGAGCGGATCGAAGCGGAGCCGGCGGAGCCGCAGCAGGCACCGCTTCCCCAGGAGGTTCTGGACCGCATCGCGGCACTGGAAACCGCCATCGCGGCGCTTCAGCCTGCCGAGGGCGGGGCGGGAGCGCAAACGGTTGCGGAGACGCTGGCGCCGATGACCGCGCGCATCGCCGACCTGGAGCGCGAGCTTGCCTCGGTGCGCGAGGCGCGCAACGTCTCCGCGCTCGACCAGGAGATCGAAACACTGCGCCAGCGTCTCGCCGAAGTCGAGGCCGCCCGCGGCGACGCGGCCGCAGCGAAGGCGGTTGCGCTGGCCCGGCTGTCCTCGGACGTCGGCGAAGGGCGGGCTTTCGACACCTCGTTGCAGACGTTCCGCGGCGTCTGGGGCGATGCGGTTTCGCTCCCGGCGCTGGAGGCCTACGCGGGGACGGGTCTTCCCGACATCGAGGCGTTGCGCCGGTCCTTCCCCGCGGCTGCCCGCGCGACGCAGCGCGCAGCTGCCGTGCCGGAAGATGCCGGGCTTCTCGACCGCCTGTGGGGCAGTGCGCGCACACTCGTGACCGTCCGGCCAGCCGGTGACAGCGAAGGCACGTCGGTCGGCGCGATCCTGTCGCGTGCCGAGGCCAAGCTCGCCCGTGGCGACCTTTCGGGCGCCGTTGCGGATCTGACGGCGCTGCCGCCCTCCGCCGCGGGCGCAGAAGAGATGGCCGCGTGGAGGGCCAAAGCCGAGGGCCGCCTCGATGCGCTCGCCGAACTCGACGCGCTGGAGACCCGGGCGCTGTCGGAGCTTGCGGGTACCGGGAGTGCGCCGGAGGGCGGCACGAAATGATCCGTGTCCTCATTACGCTCGCGGTCCTCCTGTTGCTTGTGGGGGGCGTTGTCTGGGTGTCGGAGCAGCCCGGTGCGGTTTCGGCAACCTGGTTCGGATGGCGCATCGAGACGAGCGCCGCGGTCGCCGTGTTCGGCCTGCTGATCGCCGGCGGCGTCCTGGGTCTGCTGTTCCTGTTTCTGAGGACGTTGTGGGTCAGCCCGCGGCGGGTCGGGCGGTACTTCCGGCGCAAGCGCGAGGAAAGCGGGTACGAGGCCCTGTCGCGGGGCCTGGTGGCGGTGGCTGCGGGCGACGGCAAGGCGGCGGACCGGTTTGCCCGCATCGCCGAACGCAAGCTGGAGCAACCGGCACTGACGCGCCTGCTGAACGCGCAGGCCGCGCAGCTCAATGGCGACGATGCACGCGCCGAACGCTATTTCGACGCCATGGCCAAGGAGTCCCAGACGGAGCTTCTGGGTTTGCGCGGCCTGATCGTGCAGGCACTGCGCAAGGGGGACAAGCAGCTCGCCCGCGATCTCGCGGAGAAAGCGCGGGCGCGCGCCCCGCGGACCGCCTGGGCGCACACGACGCTGTTCGATCTCGAGACCGACCTTGGGGACTGGGCCAACGCGCGGCGTACGCTGGTGGAGCAGCGCCGGGTGAAGCTCATCGACAAGGGCACCGCGACGCGCCGCGAGGCGGTGCTGACCCTGGTGCAGGCACGCGATGCGGCGAATGGCGGGCGGCTGGAAGATGCCCGCGCCCTTGCCGTAGACGCTGCGAAGGCCGCACCGGGCCTCGTGCCCGCGGCGGCCTTGGCTGCGCGGCTGTTGGGGGACGCGGGCGACCAGCGCAAGGCGGCGAAGATCCTGCGCGCGGCCTGGGCGCAGGCGCCGCACCCGGACCTTGCCACCGCGTGCATGGGACTCGTGCCCGACGAGGAGACCGCGAGCCGCCGGAAGCGCGTGGAGAAGATGCTCGCGGCCGCTCCAGACCATGCGGAAAGCCGGCTGACCCGTGCCGAGCTTGCCATTGCGGCAGAGGACTGGACCGCCGCGCGTGAGGCCCTCTCGGGTCTGGACACCGCAGAGGCCGACGCGCGCGTCTGCACGCTGATGGCGACGGTCGCGAAGGGCGGCGGCGAAGACGAAGCGATCGTGCGTGCATGGCTTGCCAGGGCGCTCACGGCGCCTCGCGGACCGCAATGGGTTTGCGAGTCCTGTGGCCACATACCGGCCCGGTGGGAGGCGGTGTGCGCGTCCTGCGGCGCGTTCGACACGCTGGCCTGGCGGCCGGCCGCGGGGGCCGAAACCTCGCTTGCCTTGCCTCCGGCCGTCCTGCCCCTGCTGACCGCAGCCGACGAGTCTGCCACTCAGGAGCCTGCGGCGGGCGCGGTCGAGGAGGTACCCGTTGCCGAGCCGGTGCCGGAGGCTGCTGCGCCAGAGGCGCCGTCAGCCGCGCCGGAACCGGCGCGTCCGAAGCCGGCTTCGGTGGACGCGACCGCCGACCGGATGAACCGCGCGCCGGACCTCGATCACAGGCCGGACGATCCGGGCATCGACCCGGATGCCCGCACGGCAGCGCCGGCGCCGCCCCGCTACTGACCGGGCGCGGCGGGCGCGCGTCCCGGGGGCGCGCGAAAAGCGTGCACTGCGATGGCGTTAGGCTCTTGCATCCCGGCGCAAAGGTTCATATGGTCCGCGCCGCCTCGACGGCGCATGGCCGTCCGATACCCGAAATGCCGGTGTAGCTCAGGGGTAGAGCAGGTCATTCGTAATGACAAGGTCGGGAGTTCAAATCTCTCCACCGGCACCATCAATTCCAGGGGCATGGGGCAAGACCCGAGAGGCGCCTCGATCTTTCTGGCACGAAGGCGATCGCTGCCCGGCCTCCGGGAGCGATGCAGCCGGTTTTCCCGGTCGCCGGTCGCCGGTTGCCGCCGGGGCCGAGGGCGCTCAGTGGGCCGGGTCGTCGATCAGTGGCGTCGGCTTTGCAAGTTTCAGGAGATCCGTGCGGTCCCGCACGATGACGCGGTTGCCGTCGACCTCGACCCCATAGGGGCCGAGCGTCCTGATCGCGCGCGACAAGTTCTCCGGCGTCATGCCCAGATAGGCCGCGAGCCGCCGCTTTTCGATGGGCAGCGTGAACTCCCTCGCGTCCGCAGAGCGGTCGAGATGACGCAGCACATAGTTCGCCAGCCGCTCGACCGAATTGCGCAGGCGCAGGTCCTTGGAGTTCTTCACCACCGCGCGATAGCACGCGGCAAGCTCGGTCACGACGGAGCGGGCGAAGGCGTTGTCGGCCTGGAAGACCGTGCGCACGTCCTCGGACGGCAGCAGCACGATGCGGCTCTTCTCCAGCGTGCGGGCCGACATGAGATAGGGCGCATCGCGAATCGTCGCTGCAAGAATGAAGGTCGCCATCGGGCCCAGCGTCGCCATGGTCGTCTCGCGCCGGTTCCATGTGGCGAACAGCTCGACCATGCCCTCCAGGACGATATGGAGGAAGTCTGGCGAATCGCCCTCGGTGACCAATTCGATCGCAGGGGGAAAGGTCTGCACATAGGCGCCGCGCACCAGCTGAGCGAAGCTCCCGTCCGACATGTCCTCGAACAAGGGCAGGTGCCGGACGTCCTCGAAGTCTGCCTGCCGCACGGCGTCGCCCCCTTCCCGTCGCTCGCTTGATTTTTATCACGTGGAGGACGCACCCTTGTCAAGGGTCGTCTTGAAATATATCCACAGTAACATAGATCTGTTTATGGGCCGTGGATGATAAAGGCTCGCAAATTACTGATTTCGCGCCGAAGATATAGGCCCATTGATCCAGATCAACTGAATCGGCTGCATGTAAAGGCTTCCTCTGTCGCGTGGCGCCCGCTCCGGGCCGCCTGAGCGCGAGGAGGAGACCTCATGCAGACAATGGCTGGCGTGACGCCAGGCGACCAGAACAGGGCCCTGGCCCTGAGCACGGTTGCCTTCACGGCCTGTTTCGCCGTGTGGACGATCTTTTCGATCATAGGCGTGGCCATAAAGGCCGAGCTTGGCCTCACAGAGTTCGAGTTCGGCATCCTTGTCGCGACACCCATCCTGACGGGGTCTCTGACGCGGATATTCCTTGGGGTCTGGACAGAGCGGTACGGCGGGCGGCTGGTGTTCTCCGCGCAGATGCTGCTGACCGCGGCCGCGACGTGGGCGCTGACCTTTGCCGACACCTACACGATGTACCTCGTCGCCGCGCTCGGCATCGGGCTTGCCGGCGGGTCGTTCATCATCGGGGTGGCATACGTGTCGCGCTGGTACGAGGCAGGCCGCCAGGGGACCGCGCTCGGCATCTTCGGGGCAGGCAACGTGGGCGCCGCGGTGACCAAGTTCCTGGCCCCCTTCGTCATGGTGGCCTATGGCTGGCAGGGCGTAGCCCACGTGTGGGCCATCGGCCTGGCCCTGATGGGCGTGGCGTTCTTCCTCTTTGCCAAGGACGATCCCGAACTGGTGGAGCGGCGCCGGCGCGGGATCAAGGCGCCGCCCCTGGCGCAGCAATTCGCGCCGCTGAAGAACCTGCAGGTCTGGCGCTTCTCGCTCTATTATTTTTTCGTGTTCGGCGCCTTCGTCGCGCTGGCGCTGTGGATGCCGCACTACCTGATCGACGTCTATGGCGTCGACGTGAAGACGGCCGGCATGGCAGCCGCGGCGTTCTCGCTGTCGGCCTCGCTCTTCCGCGCCTATGGCGGGCATCTGTCGGACCGGTTCGGCGCGCGTGCCGTCATGTACTGGACCTTCGGCTTCTCGCTGGTCCTGCTCTTCATGTTGTCCTATCCGCCGACCGGCTACGTGATCCGCGGCAAGGGAGGCGACATCGTCTTCTCGACGGAGATGAGCCTCTGGCCCTTCGTTGCGGCGCTCTTCGTCCTCGGCTTCTTCATGAGCCTCGGCAAGGCGGCGGTCTACAAGCACATCCCCGTCTACTACCCGCGCCATGTCGGTGCGGTGGGCGGCCTGGTCGGAATGATCGGCGGCCTCGGCGGCTTCATCCTGCCGATCGCGTTCGGCGCGCTGCTCGACCTGACGGGCATCTACACGAGCTGCTTCGCGCTGCTGTTCGTGATCGTGGCGGTGTCGCTCGCCTGGATGCACCTGTCGATCCGCGCGATGGAGCGGGCTGCTCATGGCGAGGCGCTCGACAAGCTTCCGGCCCTGCCCGAAATGCAGGAAATCCACCACCCCGAAAAGACGGCCATGCCGCGCGTGCTGGAGGACTGGCGCCCCGAGGACAAGGACTTCTGGGAGCAGAAGGGCCGCCGCATCGCGCAACGCAATCTGTGGATCTCGATCCCCGCGCTGCTCCTGGCCTTCTCCGTCTGGATGGTGTGGTCGGTGGTCGTGGCGCGGCTGCCCGCGATCGGCTTCGACTTCACGGCGGACCAGCTGTTCTGGCTCGCCGCGCTGCCGGGGCTTTCGGGTGCGACGCTCAGGATCTTCTACAGCTTCATGGTGCCGATCTTCGGCGGGCGCCTGTGGACGACGCTGTCGACCGCCTCGCTGCTGCTGCCTGCACTCGGCATCGGCTACGCGGTGCAGAACCCGGAGACGCCGTACCTCATCTTCATGACGCTGGCGCTGTTGTGTGGCCTCGGAGGCGGCAACTTCGCCTCGTCCATGGCCAACATCAACTTCTTCTTCCCCAAGGCCGAGAAGGGCAATGCGCTCGCCCTCAACGCCGGGCTCGGGAACCTGGGCGTGTCGGTCATGCAGTTCCTGGTGCCGCTTGCGATCACCGCGGGCGTGTTCGGCGCGCTCGCCGGCGAACCGCAGCAGATGAGCGACGGCGGCCGCCTGTGGATGCAGAACGCGGGCTTCATCTGGGTGCCGTTCATCGCTGTGGCGACCGCGGCCGCCTGGATCGGCATGAACGACATCGCCGACGCCAAGGCCAGCTTCCGCGAGCAGGCGATCATCTTCTCGCGAAAGCACAACTGGCTGATGTGCGTGCTCTACACCGGCACGTTCGGCAGCTTCATCGGCTACTCGGCCGGTTTCCCGCTGCTCGCCAAGACGCAGTTCCCGGACGTCAACTCGCTGCAGTTCGTGTTCCTGGGACCGCTCGTGGGTGCGCTGTCGCGCGCGGCGACGGGCTGGGTGTCGGACAAGTACGGCGGCGGGCGCGTCACCTTCTGGACCTTCGCCGGCATGATCGCGGCGGTGGGCGGCGTGATCTTCTTCCTCGGCATCAAGGAGCAGCCGGGGGCCTTCTGGGGCTTCTTCGCCTGCTTCATGGCGCTGTTCTTCCTGACCGGCGTGGGCAACGCCTCCACCTTCCAGATGATCCCCGCGATCATGGGACGCGAGGTGCCGCGCCTGATGCCGCAGCTGGAAGCGGGCGAACGCCGCCGCCAGGCCGAGCGTGAGAGCGCGGCGATCATCGCCTTCACCTCGGCGATCGCGGCCTATGGCGCGTTCTTCATCCCGAAGGCCTACGGCACCTCCATCGCCATGACCGGCGGGCCGATCGCGGCGCTCTGGGCCTTCCTGGTGTTCTACGGGATCTGCGTGGTCATCACCTGGGCCTACTACACCCGCCCCGGCGGCCTTCTCCACGATCTCGAGCGTGGCCGCGCCGCGGCCGGCGCACCTCGCGCAGCCTGACCTGAAAGGAGCGGAAGATGAGCCATCTTCTCGACCGTCTGAACTTCCTCAGCCCGAAGTCGCTCGAAACCTTCGCGGGCGGCCACGGCGAGGTCACGCGGGAGAACCGCGACTGGGAGGACGTCTACCGGAACCGCTGGCGCCACGACAAGGTCGTGCGCTCCACCCACGGGGTGAACTGCACGGGCTCGTGCTCCTGGAAGATCTACGTGAAGTCCGGGATCGTGACGTGGGAGACGCAGCACACCGATTACCCGCGCACCCGGCCCGACCTGCCGAACCACGAGCCTCGGGGCTGCGCGCGCGGTGCGTCCTACAGCTGGTATCTCTACAGCGCGAACCGCGTGAAGACGCCGCTGGTGCGGGGACGCCTGATGAAGGCGTGGCGCACCCTGCGCCAGACGCTGAGCCCGGCGGCCGCGTGGGCGAAGCTGCAGCAGGACCCCGTGCTGCGCGCCCGCTATGTCACGACGCGCGGCAAGGGCGGTTTCGTGCGCGCAAGCTGGGACGAG
This is a stretch of genomic DNA from Futiania mangrovi. It encodes these proteins:
- the tsaD gene encoding tRNA (adenosine(37)-N6)-threonylcarbamoyltransferase complex transferase subunit TsaD, giving the protein MTVLGIESSCDETAAAVVRGRPGAGGEILAEALLSQTAEHAPYGGVVPEIAARQHVRHIDHLVMEAMERAGVGYEALDAVAATAGPGLIGGVIVGLMTGKGIAAATGKPLVAVNHLEGHALSPRIAGNAPFPYLLLLVSGGHCQLLAVEGVGRYRRLGTTIDDAAGEAFDKTAKLLGLGYPGGPAVERAAREGDPAAIPLPRPLLDRPGCDLSFSGLKTAVRRARETHPDAPVADIAAGFQAAVVDVLVEKSRRAMAAFRALTGQAGRAGFVVAGGVAANGALREGLTALAAREGFDFVAPPLRLCTDNAAMIAWAGIERLALGLTDPLTVTPRARWPLDTDAPPAPGAGVKA
- the hemC gene encoding hydroxymethylbilane synthase translates to MQRIIRLGTRASPLALAQAEETRDRLRAAHDLPPEAVEIVPIKTTGDQVLDRALSEIGGKGLFTKEIEEALFDGRIDIAVHSMKDLPTRLPEGLTLAAVLPREDVRDAFISPTARSLADLPQGAIVGTASLRRQAQVRRRRPDLQVITFRGNVQTRLRKLEEGQAAATFLAMAGLNRLGRPDVATRAMAAEEMLPAVAQGAIGLEIRADDDTTRLAVAPLDDPDTADCVATERGFLDALDGSCRTPIAGLARLDGGDVVFQGEILRPDGSEAHSIATRGPRADGARLGYEAGQLLRSRAGPGFFDHLG
- a CDS encoding uroporphyrinogen-III synthase produces the protein MRVLLTRPAEDAARTAAAFAGRGAETMCAPVMQIRMRTVAPEALRQVLTGAQTLLVTSANGARAFAAAVPERGYRVLAVGPASADAARDAGFADVLAADGDVHALAALVRGRVTPDGGPLVHVAGTHRAGDLAAMLARDGFEVRRLVLYEAVPVPALDPGVQKALAAGQIDAVAHFSPRSARVFEELLAAAGLAAQAGSLDALCLSRAVADALRLPWRTRRIAEHPEVEALAALVP
- a CDS encoding COG4223 family protein; the protein is MSQTREPGAEQEVSADAPQGAAEPGAETAPADVRETGADAAGHDSGPDSEHQSEHAEHSEPDEGRPASFYVAAVLALLIAGGVGFAAIQPWLARNLPASLADYVAPRTVDPRVAALEDEIAALRDRIAAQPAPQPGASPEEVRGLAQGLTDMTERLAVVEERIEAEPAEPQQAPLPQEVLDRIAALETAIAALQPAEGGAGAQTVAETLAPMTARIADLERELASVREARNVSALDQEIETLRQRLAEVEAARGDAAAAKAVALARLSSDVGEGRAFDTSLQTFRGVWGDAVSLPALEAYAGTGLPDIEALRRSFPAAARATQRAAAVPEDAGLLDRLWGSARTLVTVRPAGDSEGTSVGAILSRAEAKLARGDLSGAVADLTALPPSAAGAEEMAAWRAKAEGRLDALAELDALETRALSELAGTGSAPEGGTK
- a CDS encoding heme biosynthesis protein HemY; translated protein: MIRVLITLAVLLLLVGGVVWVSEQPGAVSATWFGWRIETSAAVAVFGLLIAGGVLGLLFLFLRTLWVSPRRVGRYFRRKREESGYEALSRGLVAVAAGDGKAADRFARIAERKLEQPALTRLLNAQAAQLNGDDARAERYFDAMAKESQTELLGLRGLIVQALRKGDKQLARDLAEKARARAPRTAWAHTTLFDLETDLGDWANARRTLVEQRRVKLIDKGTATRREAVLTLVQARDAANGGRLEDARALAVDAAKAAPGLVPAAALAARLLGDAGDQRKAAKILRAAWAQAPHPDLATACMGLVPDEETASRRKRVEKMLAAAPDHAESRLTRAELAIAAEDWTAAREALSGLDTAEADARVCTLMATVAKGGGEDEAIVRAWLARALTAPRGPQWVCESCGHIPARWEAVCASCGAFDTLAWRPAAGAETSLALPPAVLPLLTAADESATQEPAAGAVEEVPVAEPVPEAAAPEAPSAAPEPARPKPASVDATADRMNRAPDLDHRPDDPGIDPDARTAAPAPPRY
- a CDS encoding cyclic nucleotide-binding domain-containing protein, with protein sequence MRQADFEDVRHLPLFEDMSDGSFAQLVRGAYVQTFPPAIELVTEGDSPDFLHIVLEGMVELFATWNRRETTMATLGPMATFILAATIRDAPYLMSARTLEKSRIVLLPSEDVRTVFQADNAFARSVVTELAACYRAVVKNSKDLRLRNSVERLANYVLRHLDRSADAREFTLPIEKRRLAAYLGMTPENLSRAIRTLGPYGVEVDGNRVIVRDRTDLLKLAKPTPLIDDPAH
- a CDS encoding nitrate/nitrite transporter — its product is MAGVTPGDQNRALALSTVAFTACFAVWTIFSIIGVAIKAELGLTEFEFGILVATPILTGSLTRIFLGVWTERYGGRLVFSAQMLLTAAATWALTFADTYTMYLVAALGIGLAGGSFIIGVAYVSRWYEAGRQGTALGIFGAGNVGAAVTKFLAPFVMVAYGWQGVAHVWAIGLALMGVAFFLFAKDDPELVERRRRGIKAPPLAQQFAPLKNLQVWRFSLYYFFVFGAFVALALWMPHYLIDVYGVDVKTAGMAAAAFSLSASLFRAYGGHLSDRFGARAVMYWTFGFSLVLLFMLSYPPTGYVIRGKGGDIVFSTEMSLWPFVAALFVLGFFMSLGKAAVYKHIPVYYPRHVGAVGGLVGMIGGLGGFILPIAFGALLDLTGIYTSCFALLFVIVAVSLAWMHLSIRAMERAAHGEALDKLPALPEMQEIHHPEKTAMPRVLEDWRPEDKDFWEQKGRRIAQRNLWISIPALLLAFSVWMVWSVVVARLPAIGFDFTADQLFWLAALPGLSGATLRIFYSFMVPIFGGRLWTTLSTASLLLPALGIGYAVQNPETPYLIFMTLALLCGLGGGNFASSMANINFFFPKAEKGNALALNAGLGNLGVSVMQFLVPLAITAGVFGALAGEPQQMSDGGRLWMQNAGFIWVPFIAVATAAAWIGMNDIADAKASFREQAIIFSRKHNWLMCVLYTGTFGSFIGYSAGFPLLAKTQFPDVNSLQFVFLGPLVGALSRAATGWVSDKYGGGRVTFWTFAGMIAAVGGVIFFLGIKEQPGAFWGFFACFMALFFLTGVGNASTFQMIPAIMGREVPRLMPQLEAGERRRQAERESAAIIAFTSAIAAYGAFFIPKAYGTSIAMTGGPIAALWAFLVFYGICVVITWAYYTRPGGLLHDLERGRAAAGAPRAA